A genome region from Erigeron canadensis isolate Cc75 chromosome 3, C_canadensis_v1, whole genome shotgun sequence includes the following:
- the LOC122591073 gene encoding putative RING-H2 finger protein ATL21A: MEGLKVFLHPLIVTVILIILPPLLAAPSYDCPISFCGSSAYSIRFPFRMLGQQPAICGYPGFDLRCSKQGVMLLNLPNSGEFAVRNIDYRSQVVQVYDPLGCSASRLLTLDLSGSPFLSSLGRNYTLLSCPVEVTMSRYIPVGCLSNSTFSTVATKSVSFAIRLANRTACRIIGSVWIPISAYQDQEGLTSNLNMDISLTWDNPNCQDCAAVGGICGFTNTTMQDIACYENPGKSSKKAMIALIIVSIALALPAIAASIAMAWYICRDYRRAATWIATAATRNITTVTPENPTISHHGLVIGLDQLTIESYTKVILGESKRLPGHDDATCSICLSEYDVKEIVRCIPECRHCFHADCIDEWLKMKGTCPVCRNSPSPARV; the protein is encoded by the exons ATGGAGGGTCTCAAGGTCTTCTTACATCCACTAATCGTAACTGTTATCCTAATAATTCTTCCTCCCTTGTTAGCAGCGCCATCATACGACTGCCCCATTTCCTTTTGTGGCTCAAGTGCATACTCAATACGATTCCCCTTTCGGATGCTAGGCCAACAACCTGCCATCTGTGGCTATCCAGGATTTGATCTACGTTGTAGTAAACAAGGAGTGATGCTTTTAAATCTCCCAAATTCAGGGGAGTTTGCAGTAAGAAACATTGATTATCGATCTCAAGTGGTCCAAGTTTACGACCCGTTGGGTTGTTCTGCTTCTAGGCTTTTGACTTTGGACCTCTCGGGCTCACCTTTCTTAAGTTCCTTGGGTCGAAATTACACTCTTTTAAGCTGCCCGGTTGAGGTCACGATGTCTCGTTACATCCCAGTTGGGTGTCTCAGCAATTCTACATTTTCTACTGTGGCTACCAAGTCTGTGAGTTTTGCTATAAGATTGGCCAACAGAACAGCATGCCGGATAATCGGTTCTGTATGGATCCCAATATCAGCGTATCAAGATCAAGAAGGGCTTACATCTAACCTAAATATGGATATATCTTTGACATGGGATAACCCTAATTGCCAAGATTGCGCAGCAGTTGGTGGGATTTGTGGTTTCACAAATACCACTATGCAAGATATTGCATGCTATGAAAATCCTGGAAAGA GCAGTAAAAAAGCTATGATAGCTTTAATAATTGTATCCATAGCCCTGGCTCTACCAGCCATAGCTGCCTCTATTGCCATGGCATGGTACATATGCAGGGACTACAGAAGAGCAGCCACCTGGATTGCAACAGCTGCAACCCGCAACATAACCACAGTAACACCAGAGAACCCAACCATTTCTCATCATGGTTTGGTCATTGGTCTGGACCAACTAACCATAGAGTCCTACACGAAAGTCATATTAGGTGAAAGCAAACGCCTTCCGGGACATGACGACGCAACATGTTCCATATGCCTATCAGAATATGATGTTAAAGAGATCGTCAGATGCATCCCCGAGTGTAGACATTGCTTCCATGCAGACTGTATTGATGAGTGGCTAAAGATGAAAGGGACATGCCCAGTTTGCAGGAATTCGCCATCTCCAGCTCGAGTTTAA